AAAGATCCTGGTGGGAAGCAATGCCATTACCCTAATGGACATCTGCAATAAACCGATGTTGATTGTCTCCCATAAGGTAAATCCGGCTGTTCCAAAAAATGTATTGGCAACCACTGACCTGAAAGAAGTTGACAGAAAGCTGAGTTTGTTTAATCTGGATCAAGTCCTCGACACATTTTCAGCGCAGTTATATGTTTTGAATGTTGCGAAGAAAGAAGGCTCCGCCGCAGATTTGGCACAAGAATTAAAACATTTGCATGAAAGGCTGGACAAGTATAAACCAATCTATGATTACATCAGTCATGAGGATATTACATTGGGAATAGCAGAATATGCGAAAGAGAAACATATAGACCTCATCCTGTCATTTCACAAGAAACAAGGTTTATTGGCGAGTTTATTTAAAACTAGTATATCCAAAAAAATTGCTTGGAACGGCGCTGCAAACTTATTAGTCATTCCAATGGATAAATCATAAATAGCATAAAGGAGTGGGGCAAAAGTATCTCTCCAAATATTTAATATTCAGGATATACTTTTGCCTTTTAGGGTTACTGTCATTTTACATAGATTTCTATCTACACGATCTATTTCTTGTCTACAGAATGTTTGCCCGGGCCGATAAACACGAGTCCCAAAAATACAAAGAACAATTCAATGGCATGAGATGCGCCAGAGACTCCATCACCTTTTGAAAGATGCATCAATCCAGCAACCACCATGGTAAAAGCAAGTAACAAGGCTGAAGGTCTAAAAAAAAGACCCAATAGTAAGAAAAGACCACCAATAGTTTCCGTAGCCGCGGCCATAAAGCCCCAAAATGTCGGAATAAAATTGATGCCCATATTGCCCATGGCCTTTCCAACCCCCGCCCAGAGCTCAGGACCTCCCTGCAACTTCGGCAAACCATGCATAATCATCATCACTCCCAATCCGATGCGGAGGATCAACAAACCTGTATCCCTATATTTTCCCAATGAATTCCAAATTGCCATAAATAGAAAATTATAATGTATTAAAATGTTAATTACTGATTGATATTTCTAAAATAATCAAATTTTATTGATTTGTGTTTATTTTCAGCGGTTTCAATGAGCTCACTTCGTTCGGTTATTGATTTGTGTCTATTTCTCAAAGGTATCAATAAACTCATTTCATTCGCTAATTAGTACCCATTTATCCTACTTGGTATCGGTGAACTTGTCATTCATGCTACGCACTTTATCCACCTTTAATGATAACAAAATTAGGTCAAAATGTGTTACATCCCCTTGATATAGATTAAGAAATAACAAAACAGGTCTATTTGAGTGAGGGAAAGAAAGACGAAATGGGGCAATTCACTTTAAGAAAAATAAGGGAAGCCGACAGAAAAATATTGTATTTATGATACTAAATGCGTAATTTAAGTCTCATAGACCCGATTATAAAATTATTATGAAGAATCTTCTCTTATTAACAGATTTCTCGGACAATGCCTATGCTGCGGCTCAATATGCCGCAAAATTAGCTCCGCTTTGGGGCATAGAAAGGGTTGTGCTGTACCATACTTATGAGGTTATACCAACGGTTGGAACAGAACCTGTTGTCATCAGCAATTTGGATATACTAGAAGAAAAACAAAAAGATCTCAACGTGTGGCAAGAAGACCTCATCCAACTCTTTCCACAGGGAATAGCATGGAAAGTGGTACTGGAGGAGTATGAATTGAGCTATGGCGTCAACCGTACTTGTGCTGAGGAAGATATCGATATTGTTGTCGTCGGAACTGCTGGAAAAAGTGGTTTTAAAAAGCTTCTCTTGGGAAGCAACACGTTAAAATTAATTGAGAATTGCCACACCCCATTGCTGGTTGTACCTGCCAAAGCCGAATTCAGAATCCCCAAAAAGATGCTGATCGCAACCAATCTCAAAGAAGTGAAGCTTAAGTTAGACCGGCTTCTGATCAATGCAGCTGAAGTGCTCCGAAAGAGTGAGGTCTATGTAGTTCACGTTACCAAGGAAGATCCTGCCAGTAAAGTTGTCAGCACAGAGATTAACATTATGAACGATCTATTGGCCCCCTACCATCCCATATACAGCTATATCTTACACTCGGATATTGCCGTTGGCATCAATCAATATATTAATGAAAACCACATTGATATGATGGTTACTTTCCATCGCGACAAAGGGTTACTTAGCCGGATTTTCAACACCAGTATCGCGCAAAAAATGGCTTGGAAAAGTCAGGCGGCCATGATGGTTATTCCTGTACATTCAGGATAATATAAAAATATCGACAATTAAACCGTAGCATCCCGGACACAACTATTTAATTGTCGATAGGGTTAATCATCTATAAATAGATGAGCTCCGTTTTATCGGCACTCGTTACCAATTTCACTTTCCGGCCTAATACCAGTGCATGGTTATCATCTATATGTCCTGCTGGATAACCAAAGGCGACAGGAAAATCATATTCTTTGACTTTATCCCAAATAATCTCCTCTACAGTCTGTCCAAATGTAGGATCATTGTCTTTCATGGATGAAAAACTGCCCACAATAAGACCTTTCAATTTTTTGAATTTGCCCGCACGTTTCAACGCCCACAGCATCCGATCCACTGAATAATAAGCCTCACCCACATCCTCGATGAAAAGAATCTTATTTGCATACTTGACATCTGAGTCTGACGCCAAAATAGACAATAAAATAGCCAAATTCCCACCAATTAGCTTGCCTTCAGCCTCACCGGAGCGGTTTGGGAATACAGATTGTTCATAGCTAAAGTCTGTGGAATCGCCAAACAATGCATTTTTTAACGTCTCCAAGGAAGCTTTCGTTCCTGATTCAAAAGATTTGGGCATCTGCCCATGTATCGTCGCAATTTTATAGTTACGTTGGATATGGCTATGCAATACTGTGATATCGCTAAATCCGACCAACCACTTGGGATGCTGCTCAAACTTAGAAAAATCGATCTCATCGACAATCCGAACACAGCCATAGCCCCCTCGGGCAGCAAATACGGCTTTAATGGATGGATCATCCAGGGCCCATTGGAGGTCTGCAGCACGTAAGTGGTCATCGCCGGCAAATTGATGATAAGATGTCCCCACGGTCTCCCCTATCAGGACTTCTAACCCCCAGCTCTTCAATGTTTCAATCCCTAGATCAATATTCCCACGGATAAAGCTTGCAGGACAAACGATGGCGACTTTGTCGCCTTCTTTAAGAAATTCAGGTATTTTAGACATATTTATTATGTTTCATATATAATTTGATTCTTTACGGCTATGAAGCGATCATTAGCCAACTCATTTCATTTTAGCCCAAAGTAATTTGTTCCAACTCATGATGGTTTCCTCCAATAAAAATTTTCAATGGATGAGGAGACAACAAATTTATCTTAGTATTATACCGCAAATTGAATTATCTTTGTGAAAGAAACAAGTAAAAACTTTAATATACTTTCAAGCATTGAGTATTCTAGATAAAAAACGATATACAATTACTTCGGCATTACCGTATGCCAATGGTCCTTTACATATCGGGCACCTTGCCGGAGCTTATATTCCAGGTGATATTTTTGTTCGCTATTTGCGTTTAAATCAAAAAGATGTGGTCTATGTCTGTGGTTCGGATGAACATGGTGCAGCCATTACCATCCGCGCAAAAAAAGAGGGAATTACGCCACAGCAGATCATTGATAAATACAACAAACAAATCAAAGAAAGCTTTGAAGAGTTTGGCATTTCTTTCGATATCTACCATCGTACCTCCGAACCGATTCACCACCAACTGTCGCAAGATTTTTTCCTGAACTTATACAATAAAGGTGAATTTGTCGAGAAATTTTCGGAGCAATACTACGATGAGGAGTACCATCAGTTTTTGGCGGACCGTTATATTACTGGGACCTGTCCAAACTGTAAATCCGAAGGTGCCTATGGTGACCAATGTGAAAAATGCGGTACCTCACTAAGTCCAACAGACCTGATCAACCCAATTTCGACATTAAGTGGGAAAACTCCCGTATTAAAAGAAACGAAGCATTGGTATTTACCTTTGGATAAATATCAACCTTGGTTGGAAAAATGGTTAATCGAGGGCAAGAAAAACATTCTTAAATCCAACGTTTTTGGCCAATGCCAGTCTTGGCTCAAGTCAGGTTTGCAGCCACGTTCTATGACCCGAGATTTGGATTGGGGGGTAGATGTTCCCCTGAAAGAAGCAGAAGGAAAGAAACTTTATGTATGGCTGGACGCACCAATAGGTTATATTTCTGCAACGAAACAGTGGGCAATCGACCACGGAAAAAATTGGGAAGACTATTGGAAAACCCATGACAATCCAGCAGATGATTCAACATTGATCCATTTTATCGGAAAAGATAATATTGTATTCCATTGCATCATATTCCCAGCGATCCTTCATGCTCATGGAGACTATATCCTGCCAGAAAATATACCTGCAAATGAATTCCTTAATTTGGAAGGCGATAAATTATCGACATCCAGAAACCATGCTGTTTGGTTACATGAATATCTACAGGAATTCCCAGACAAACAGGATGAATTACGTTATGTATTAACCTCTATTTTACCTGAGACCTCGGATGCTGAATTTACCTGGAAGGATTTCCAAGCGCGGATAAACAACGAGCTAGTAGCGATCTTTGGTAACTTTGTCAATCGTGTAATGGTACTTTCCCATAAATATTTCGATGGCAAAGTATTAAATGGATCTCCACTTACAGCAGTGGATCAAGCGGTATTGGATGAGTTAAAATCCTATCCGGCGTCTATCAAATCATCACTGGAGCAATTCCGTTTCCGTGAAGCGCTGGCGGAGTTTATGAATGTGGCACGCCTTGGAAACAAGTATTTAGCGGATGAAGAACCTTGGAAAGTAATCAAAACGGACGAGGAACGCGTAAAAACGATCCTAAATGTAGCATCTCAGATTGTTGCTAACCTTGCCGTGTTGGCACAACCATTTTTACCAAAAACAGCAATCAAATTATTTGAAATGCTCAATTTCCCGCAAGGAAATTGGAACGATGCAGGTAAGGAAGGCCTAATTCAGGATGGCCATCAGTTGGGTGAAGTCCAATTGTTGTTTGATAAGATAACAGACGAACAAGTTGAGTTTCAATTAAACAAACTTGCGGAAGCGAAACAAAAAAACCGCGCGGACAACACGAAGGTCGCCCCTGCTAAAGAAAATATTAGTTTTGACGATTTTGTCAAAATGGATATCCGTGTAGGGACAATTTTAGAAGCTGAAAAAGTTGCGAAAACAAAGAAATTACTAAAATTAACAATAGATACGGGTATTGACAAACGCACCGTTGTATCGGGTATCGCGGAGTTCTTTAGCCCAGAAGAGATTGTCGGACGCCAGGTCTCAATTTTGGTAAATCTAGAACCTCGTGAAATCAAAGGCATTACCTCACAGGGTATGATCTTGATGGCCGAAGATGCTGATGGTAGATTGGATTTCGTCAAACCGGATACAGCGATCAAAGTCGGTAGCACAGTACGCTAACTAAACGTAAGATATAGCATAAACAAAGAATGCCTGTCGCAAAAGACAGGCATTCTTTGTTTTCAAAAGCCATCCGGTATTTCTATTCCCTTTTAGTGATTTGCTTTAGCTACAGATACCAAGCAAAGAGCGGTTAGAATAAGACATTTTGCAATCTCTTTTTAAAATCTTTCTCATCCATCCAATCATAGACAGTATCTTTTAACTTTTTTATAACCTCCGTTTTCGATTCGGCAACAACCTTCTTCTTTTTGGTAAGTACATTGGACACTGGAGTATTGGTGATCTCGACCTTCGTTGCAAACATATTGATATTCATACTGGGGATAGATATCCCCAAGATCAAGCCCGGCAGCCCATGGATTAATTCTGGCCCCCCTGATATCGGAATCTGTCCCGCAAAAAATGCGACAACATAGATTGAATCTTGTATGATTCCATTTGCTCGCCTACAATCATAGCCTGCGATGTTGCGATATTCATCAGTGTACTTCCATTTCACTGCAGGCAAAGAATCCTTCATCAACAGTTGCTCATCACCAAAAGGTAATAATTTGATGAATTCTTGGTTCTTGAAATTCAAATAAGTTTTTGAATCAGTCACTGCCGGATTATACCAGGAGACATTTCGATAGTTAGCGGGGTAATCTTCCTGTACGGTTTCAAACAAAGTCTCGGTATCATAAAACTTCAATGTATGATGTGTGATCATTTCAACAGGTCCATTTTTGACTGCATTCTCTACCCCCAGTTTATCCCAGGTATCCAAGTCTGGCTTACTTAAATAAGTTCGTTTCAAGTAGTTCTGCACATGGAATTTCCGTTCGAAAGTCACAGTGCCACTGTTCGGGAAAAATGCATGCTGTGCCTGTATTGCAGTGATGGACAAACATAAAAGCCCCATTATTAATATTATTTGCGTCCTCATTTGGCATCTCCTCTCATTGTTGTAAAATTGTAGATCACTTTTAACATCCCATAACGACGCAATACGTTGTTGCTTGTCTGGATAAATGCAGTACCATCCTGATAGCGACGCACTCCAATATTTTTATTTAATATATCGTTGACAAATAATTGCGCTTCCAAAGATTTGTCCTTTAAGAATTTTTTAGAGATATAGCCATTCATGTTCATCATGTTAATGGATTGCAATGTCTTTGTTGCAGCTTGATAATTCTGTTGCATGGATAGCGAAATTTTAAAGTCTTTGGGTAAGTAATAGGTGACTTGCGAATAAGAATTGAATTTAAATGTTGTCTGATTCAATTCGGGCTGCAAATAGGAATCCATTTTTTCCACGCCTGGACTCAAGTTAATATAAAAGTCCATTTTATTTGCTTTAAAACGGTTAAAACCTATATTAGGACCTACGCTCCAAGTTTTGTTACGGTTTAGCTGTGGATCTTGATTCAATAAAGAAAGATAACTATACTGACTATTATAGTTAAGGTCCATACCAAGGTTCATCTTTAATCCCCATTTCTTTTGTATCGGAAAACTATAGCTTCCGCCTCCATACAAAGACCAATTATCCTTATCAATATTGACATAGGAGATTTGTCGGGTACCCTCTTCCAAGTTATAGCGCACACTACTATTAATATTGCGTTTTCCCTGATAAGCGCCAACATAGAAATACATATTTTGATCTTTTAGCTGCTTATAAGAGTTATAATTGACAGAATAGGAATTATTGAACCCAGATTTCAGATCTGGATTGTCCAAATATTCCACGAGCGGCTGGGCATTTTGTTTAAGTGGTTCGATCTGTGTCAATGAAGGCTGGGCAGTCTGTCCACTGTAACGGAAGCCTATGTTTTTACTTTTAGAAATTTTGTAATTTACCGAAAGCGATGGCCTTAAAGAGGTCTGATCGCGCTGCAATATGGTATTTAAATTATTATAGGTTCTTTTTACAGCTTCAAATTCTGTTTGGTTACTCAGATTGATTGTCAAGTCATTTGTTTTATAGTTCAGTGAAGTATTGATACTATTTTTTAAACTGGAAAAATTAAAATCATTCAATACACTTTCATCCAGCACGGTATATTTTTGTGTGATAGGATCTCTATTGAAGGATTGATTGAGTGTTTCTGATTTATTGCTTGAAAAAGAGTACCCGATTGATCCTGTAATCTTTTTTGAAAGGGGCTCGGTATAGGTTATCGAAGCGCCATACGTATTATTTCTGATTTCATCTTTTTTAAATTGATCGATTGTGTCAGTACGCTGGCTATTTTCAAAATAGTTTTCCGAAAAATATTGTGTCTTCGAGAGGTTCCGATCCGTATTTGCGTTGACATTAAATGTGATGGAGCGACGTTCTTTTTTAAACCGCCGTGTCAATATTGCATTTACATTAAATTTATCCTGATCACTATTCAGATCCCTGCGCGATATGGTGTTTGTAATCGGCTGTCCGCTCAAGGTTTTCTGATAAGCTTCCGCTTCGGAGACATTATCCCTATTGGATTTATTAAAGCCCATATTCACGGTCAGATCAGCAAGCGAATCCAATTTATAATCATACCTCAAATTAGCAACATTTGCTCTGTTTTCATTTTCCGTTCTGGTTGTATTACTGTCTATTTGTGCCCGTTCTGGCAAGTTATTCTGCGCATTATAGGTACTTGTATTATCAACATTGATCTGACTACGCTTGTAATTGACGTTAATTTTGTGCTTATCATTTTTAGACTTATCGGAATAGCTTACCCCCATATTTAAAGCTTTAGGTACACCTCCACCCCTGTATTGGCCATCCCATCCGCCTTCCGTTTCATCTCCACCGGAAGAAATCATGATACCTCCACCGTCCATCATCTGTACATTGCCGCTTCCCCCCACACCATATTTTTGACTATCCTCAAAGCCCAAACCTACCATGCCGTCATTGGCCAAAATACCATAAGCGGCAATCTTCTGTGCCCCTTTAAACTTATTGAGCATGACTTTCCCACCATAATACTTATCTGTTCCTGCACCTGCGATTGCCTGACCAAACATCCCTTTCTTTTTATCCTCCTTGAGTTTTATGTCAATAGTTTGCGTACGCTCTCCGTCATCCACACCGGTACGCACAGCCAGATCGGATTTCTTTTCGTATACCTGTACCTTGCTCACCATATCCGACCGGATATTTTTGGTAATCAGGGTTGGGTCATCCCCAAAAAACTCCTCTCCATCGAGCAGCACCTTTTTTACCTCTTTTCCCTGCGCTGTAATCTTCCCTGTCCCATCGATCGTAATACCTGGAAGCACCTTGAGCAAATCCTCAACCTTAGCATCTTTCTCAACCTTAAAACTACCAGCATCATACTCTATCGTATCTCCTTTAATAACGACTGGAATTCGTCCATTGACCTGCACTTCCTCCAAAAGTAATGCTGTCTTTGACAGCGATACCATACCGAGATCAAGACTTTGGGATGTAATATGGATATCTTTCACGAGGTCAGCATATTGTGGATAGGACACGACCATTTTATAAATACCTGTATCCAGATTGGCAATTTGGAAAGTCCCATTTTCTTTTGTTCGATCGAACTTAATTAATATAGAATCTTTTGGGTTAAGTAAAGCAACTGACGCTTGATGGAGTTTAGCTTTGTCTTTGGCATCAACAACTACACCTGTAAGCCGCTGTTGGGCATAGGAAATAGAGCTTATGGCTGAAAGTACAAGAAACAAAACTAAGGTATAGGTTGGTCTCATAAATTTCCGTTTATATATTGTCGCAATAAAGATATCAATGTTGCTACGGAAAATTCGTAAAATAATGTTAAATAATTAAGAAATTAAAAAAATAGTAAAAACAAAAGTAAAAAGCTGTAAAACAACTAATTAAAGACAAATATCTAATAAAACTGGATAGAACAAAATGTTACACCAGCTTTGTTTTCCCAATAAGACACAACTAATAATATCAGAAGAAATATAGTTTCACACATTTCTGCCTGACATATTGAAAATAGTTTCGCTATAGAAAAACCGGTAGCGATGCTTTTTTTACAACCTGTAATCTATTATGATACCAACAGAGATTTCATGGATCTTTGTGGTCGCTTCATAACTATTCAACTGAAATTTGCACAACAGGAATATATTCTTGTACTTAAAGAGTAATTTTTCTATCGCTTTCGATTGTTCATCAGATATCTGTTCCAAGCACGATTGGCCTCGCCTAGCTCATAGTATAAGGCAGCGTGTGTAGAACATTATCCTGCTAGTCACCTTTTTAGAAATACCTTCAGTATAAAAAAACAGCAGTAACTTGCGCTACTGCTGTCTATACTATTCATTGCAAACAAACCTTTTTGCTTAGTTTGTAAACGACATCGAACAAGTCAATTATTCGACGTTTAAATTCAACTCTTTTTCTTTATTGATTAAATGTGCAATGCTGGTGTCATTCAAAATTTGCAACATCGCATTCCGCACTTCCACAAATGTATCACGGATGCCACAGGCATGCTCTTCGGTACACTCTTCACAGGAACGATAAAAATTTAGACTGACACAAGGGAGCAAAGCAATCGGTCCATCGATCAGACGCATTACCTGAGATAAAAATACATCCTCTGGAGCTTTATTGAGACTATAGCCACCACCTGCACCTTTTTTACTATAGAGAATCCCTGCGTTGCGCATTTCAAGGAGAATCTGTTCCAAGAATTTTTTTGGAATATTTTCTTCCTGCGCGATCTTAACGATCTGCATAGGTTCATTTCCGTAGTTACGACCGAGCACCATAAGTGCCTTAATTGCATATTTTGTCTTTTTGGAAAGCATAATTTGTTAACCCCCTGTTGAATTGCAAATTTACGTTTTTTATTCAATAGAATAAAACCTATAAAACTAGCTGTAAAAGAAAAGCCCTTAGCACAATTTACCCGTTGGATATCCTTATGCTAAGGGCGAATATTATTTGATAACCGAATTGCTATTGGCCCAATACTGCTGTAATGGGTTTACCGATACTTCCATTGGGTTCGGTAATATGCAATAGTGATGAAATTGTAGGCGCAATATCGACAATATGGACCTCGGTATTGGACACACCTGGCTTAATACCCCAGCCCATAAATACCAATGGGATATGGGAATCATATCCCGACCAAGTACCATGTGTCGTACCCGTAGAACGTGGGGTACCATCATACCATTGTGGTTCACAAACGATCTGGATAACACCACTTCGTTTGTAGTTATACCCATTGATCATTTTTTCACGGACAGGCTCTGGAATCATTAGGCCTTCGCTCTTTTCCATATCTGCAACGTATGCAACACCTTCGGTGTGGCGCAATTCGCGAATAATTGTCTCTTTTATTTTATCCCGATCCAATTGAAGCGAATCAATGATTTGATTATTCAAATGAACCTGATAATTCATCATACTCTTGACGATTTTTTCCTGTCCAAATTTCTCTTTCAACTTTTTGTTTAGATCCGAGATAATCTGACGGGAATAGAAATAACCGCCATTTCCTTTCATATCCATATAGAATCTCGAGTTGTAAGAAGCGCCATGGTCAGCAGTCAGGAAAAAGGTGTAATTGCCTTTACCGACAGCGTTGTCCAGATAAGCAAAGAAATCGGCAAGTTGTTTGTCCAATTGCAGATAGATATCTTCAATTTCTACAGCTGTTAATGAGTAGCGATGTCCGACATAATCTGTAGCCGAAAGACTAACACAAAGGAAATCGGTATTTTTAGTTGGATTATTTCCCATCTGCTCATTCTTGATGGCTTCCATTGCCAGATCTAAGGTAAACTGATTACCCATTGGCGTTGTTTTTATCAACTCAAGACCTTCGTCTTTCATCAACTTAGATGTCGCACGCGGTAAGGTTGGTTTCTCTTCACCAGGATATTTCCCTTCATAGATATTATCATCAGCAATACTATTCGCTGCATAAGTACGCACATCGTACATCGGCTTCCAGTCTGCCTTAAGATATTTTTCCGCTAATTTTTTCTTATTGAAGTCAACGACCCACTTCGGTAATTGATCCATATAGAAATTGGAGGTAATCCAGTTGCCCGACTTCGCCTCAAACCAATAAGCAGCATCCGCAAAGTGACCGGCAGGTAATATGCCGCCTCTGTCTTTAATTGCGATACCAATGACTTTAGATTTAAAATTTGAAGCCAGTTTCAACTGATCCGTTACTGTAGAAGCCAGTAAATTACGTGGGGATTGTTTTCCTTCTTTCTCTGTAGTACCTACACCAACGACATTGTCATCTTGGGTACAATACATATTCTTGCCTGTAAGCTCCTCGATCCAATCATTACCCGCAATACCGTGGATTGAAGGAACAGAACCAGTGTACACCGAACTGTGTCCTATAGCTGTATAGGTCGGAATATAATTGATCAGGGTATTCTCGCAGGAGAAGCCTTCTTTCAAAAGTCGCTTGAAACCATCATTTCCATATCGGTCCGCAAAGCGATATAGATAATCCCAGCGCATCTGATCCACCATCAGACCGACGACCAATTTGGGTCTTTCCGGTTGTTGTGCCATGGAGGAGAGTGCAGCTATTCCAAATACGACACTTAAAAAAAATCTTTTAATCATAATAGTATTAAGTATTGAGTATTAAGCATTAAGATATTAGATTTGAGACGTTCACAATACGAAGTCTCCGACTTACCTAAATCTCCTTTTTTTACTTATTAATTTTAACCGTTGACTTTACTAATCTAAGTCCCTAACTTCAGCAGCCACTGTGTAGAGCCGCCGTTTAATAACGAATGCTAATGTAGGGTTTAATCTTTTAAATGCGTTTTTAAAAATTGTCCTGTATAAGAATCT
The window above is part of the Sphingobacterium sp. ML3W genome. Proteins encoded here:
- the pafA gene encoding alkaline phosphatase PafA gives rise to the protein MIKRFFLSVVFGIAALSSMAQQPERPKLVVGLMVDQMRWDYLYRFADRYGNDGFKRLLKEGFSCENTLINYIPTYTAIGHSSVYTGSVPSIHGIAGNDWIEELTGKNMYCTQDDNVVGVGTTEKEGKQSPRNLLASTVTDQLKLASNFKSKVIGIAIKDRGGILPAGHFADAAYWFEAKSGNWITSNFYMDQLPKWVVDFNKKKLAEKYLKADWKPMYDVRTYAANSIADDNIYEGKYPGEEKPTLPRATSKLMKDEGLELIKTTPMGNQFTLDLAMEAIKNEQMGNNPTKNTDFLCVSLSATDYVGHRYSLTAVEIEDIYLQLDKQLADFFAYLDNAVGKGNYTFFLTADHGASYNSRFYMDMKGNGGYFYSRQIISDLNKKLKEKFGQEKIVKSMMNYQVHLNNQIIDSLQLDRDKIKETIIRELRHTEGVAYVADMEKSEGLMIPEPVREKMINGYNYKRSGVIQIVCEPQWYDGTPRSTGTTHGTWSGYDSHIPLVFMGWGIKPGVSNTEVHIVDIAPTISSLLHITEPNGSIGKPITAVLGQ